The segment GATCTTGATATTAATAGTTCTTCATTAAGTGTTTCTTCATTAACTTTTGCAAAGGTTGCTTGCTCCAATGGTTGATAGATTATTTTTGGATAAAGAATAGTTGAAATTAGAAATACAAAAAATAACAATAGTTGAGCTTTTTTCGTCAAGATATTTGCCTCCTCATAAAATTCCTTCTTCGATGAATCTCTTAATAGGATTAAATGTTTTTCTATGCTCTGATATTATACCATACTTTTTTATGCTTTCAATGTGTTTCCTGGTAGGATAGCCTTTGTGGTTTATAAAGCCATAATTAGGATATATTTCATGTAGTTGATTCATATATATATCTCTTTCGTATTTTGCTACAATAGATGCAGCTCCTATTAAAGGAGATATTTGATCGCCTTTGATTATGCATTCGTAGTTATAATCAAGTTTGAAGAACTTTCCATCGATGATTGAATAATAATCGTTCAGATTTTTTCCCACCACTTTTTGCAATAATTTCATAATTGCTAGTTCAGTCGCCTTGAATATATTTATTTGATCTATTAAATCTGAAGTTGAAAAATTACTATAATATTTAAAATTTTTCGTTATTTGAAAGTATCTTCTCTCTCTTTCTTTTGAAGATAACGATTTTGAATCTCTTCCAATTTTTGCTAATAATTCGCATT is part of the Petrotoga miotherma DSM 10691 genome and harbors:
- a CDS encoding ribonuclease HII encodes the protein MQENIEIALLNKYKKIIGIDEAGRGPLAGPVFVGAVVIESKKECELLAKIGRDSKSLSSKERERRYFQITKNFKYYSNFSTSDLIDQINIFKATELAIMKLLQKVVGKNLNDYYSIIDGKFFKLDYNYECIIKGDQISPLIGAASIVAKYERDIYMNQLHEIYPNYGFINHKGYPTRKHIESIKKYGIISEHRKTFNPIKRFIEEGIL